GAGGGGCGAGCACAATCTCGTGCTCAATGTGAATGTCCCCGATGTACCCTCCCGAGGCGATCTCCGGGGTTTGAGCATTACCGAACTCGGCGATCGGTTCTACTTCACGGGGGTGCGGGAGATCGAGAGAAGGGAGAAAGAGAGGGTTTTTGTCTTTGAAGAGATTCAGCGGGACCCCTTCTTCCTCGAGAATTCCGATTTCCAGGCGGTTTGGGAAAAGAAGGTATCGGTGACTCCCCTGCGGCCGAATCTCACCGATTACCTTGTTCGGAGAAGACTCATGGAACTCCTCAAGGGGTGAGGCGATGTGAAGAGGTGGGTCCAGGGTCGGTTGGTGCTCCGGGGGAGAGTACAGGGTGTGGGATACCGGTACTTTGTGCTCCGCAAGTCTCAGGAGTTCGATGTCACCGGCATGGTTCGGAATCTCCCCACGGGAGAGGTAGAGGTTATTGCTGAGGGTGAAGAGGAAGAGGTGCGGCGTTTCTTTGAGGAGGTCAAGAAAGGCCCTGCTTCAGCCCATGTCGCTTCCTGGACTGAAGAGTGGTTCCCCTTCAGCGGTCTCTACCACGACTTTCGAGTAGGGTACTCCTGATGCGCAAAGACGAAGCGGACTACCGCCGCAGAATCATGGTCGAGAATCAGCTCATCGCCCGAGGTATATCTGACCGGCGGGTCCTTGAGGCTTTTCTCCGGGTTCCGCGTCATTTCTTTGTTCCCGAAGAGTACGAGGACTTGGCCTACCAGGATTCCCCCCTTCCCATCGGGAGTGGCCAAACGATTTCCCAGCCGTACATCGTGGCCTTCATGCTTGAGCTTTTAGAGTTGCAGAGGGAACACCGGGTTCTTGAAATTGGCACGGGATCGGGATACCAGACGGCACTCCTTGCCGAACTCGTTCTTGAAGTGTACAGCATAGAACGTCTCCCGGAACTCCTTGAGGAGGCGAAGAAGCGCCTTGAGCTTCTCGGGTACACCAATGTTTTCCTTTTCTTGGGGGATGGGAGCAAGGGCCTTCCGGAATTTGCTCCATATGACCGAATCATTGTGAGTGCCTGCGCAAAACGCGTCTACGACGCGTGGGTTGAGGAACTCAGGGATGGGGGATGCATCGTCCTGCCCCTTGAAGATGGAAAGGGACAGAGTCTTGTTCGCGTCTGGAAGAGGGGGAAAAGGCTCATTTTTGAGAATCACGGGGGCTGCATCTTTGTCCCTCTGATTGAGGAAGATCAATAGCCCACACGAGAAGGTAAACTCCTGCGGCTACGGCGAGGGTAGAGGGAGCCGTCCATCCCCTGAAGAGATTCGCTCCCAGAAGCTCCGCAATGACTACCCCTCCGCCCGAGAGCATGCTGGCAAGTGCCGCTTTGGCACTCTTTTTCGTTTTTCCAAGGATTCCAAGGACCGTGGGCACAATGCTTAAAAGTCCCAGGGAAGATGTCACCGAGAGGAGGGCGATGAGGTTGAACCGCCCAAGGGCAAAGAGAAAGATGGCGCTGCAGAGGAGAGGGATGAAGATGTACTGTGCAAGGGAGAGCTTCGTCTTTTCCGGAATGCGCTCCGGGAGAATGTCCTGAAGGAACATAGAGGAGAGGGTGAGGATGATTGAATCAGCGGTAGAGACGGCAGCAGAAATTATTCCCACAACGACGAAGAGGGCAATCCAAGAGGGGATAGGGAATTCAAGGAGGAGTTTCGGTGTGGCAAGATCGGGGTTCGAAAGGCCGGGAAGAAGGACTAAGGCAACAAACCCCAGGGTCACGGTGATGAAGGTGTACACGAATCCGTACCCGAGGAATCCTGTAATGGTCTTCCGCATCTCTCTGAGATTTGCGGGGACAAGGAGCCTCTGGAGGACCTGAGGATTGGAGATGCTGAAGAAGAACCAGGGCAGGGACAGGTTCACAAAGGTTCGGAGAGAGAAGAATCCGTTACCCGGAACGGTGAGCCACTGGGGGTGAGTGGCCTCGACAGTGTGGAAGAAGTTTGCCAACCCTCCGAATGAGCGATTGATGAGGAAGGATACGAAAGCGACGGAACTTGCTACCATGATCCCCGCTTGAAGGCTGTCTGTTGCCGCTACAGAACGCAGGCCGGCGACTGCTGTCCAGAGGATTATGAAAAACGTGGCGAGGAGAATTCCCTGGAGGTAGCTCATTTTTCCCCGGGACAGGACCTCAAGGAGGTACCCGATGCCGGTGAGTTGCACGGAGGTATAGGGGACAAGGAATCCGCAGGCCAAAAGAGCGTATACCGTCCCTACGAGACGATTCCCGTAACTCACGCGCAGGACCTCTCCTGGACTCACGCATTCGTTTTCCTTTCCGAGCTTCCAGAATACCGGCCCCACAAGGACTGCCCAGAAAAGTCCCGAGAGGTAGATGAGCTCAAATCCCAGGGCTCCTACACCGCCCCGGTACGTGAGCCCCACAAGGCCAAGCATCATGAAGGCGCTGTATGTTGTAGCTCCGTAGGAGAGAGAGGCTATGAGCCAGTGGAGTTTTCGCCCTGCGAGGAAGTACTCCACAAGGCTCAAACGAGCTCCCCTGCGTACTGCCAGAGCGAAGATGCTTCCCCATCCGGCGTAAACGGCAATGGCAAAAAGGAGAAGGTACTCACTCATGCCAGGACCTCATGGCGGTGTAGAGTAGGGCTATGGATGCCCCCGCAAAACCGTTCCAGAAAAGGAAACTGCCACTGAAGCGCGGTACCTCAGAGAGAAGTGTAAACGGCAAAAGGCAAGCCAGGGCAACAAGGATAGCAAAGGCAACAAGGACAGCTCTTTTCACCTTTTTCCCTCCACTTTGCTACAATGTAACAAATACCCTGCACGGAGTCAAAGGGGGATGGAGAATGCGGAGAGCTTTTCTTGTGATCGACATGTTGAATGATTTCGTCCATCCCAGTGGGGTGCTCTTCGTGGGGCCTCAGGTTGAGCAGGTTATCGCTACCATTCGGGAGCTCCTCAGAACCCGAAGAGAAAGGAAGGACCTCATCGTATACGTGTGCGATGCGCACCGGGAGAATGACCCAGAATTCAAACTCTTTCCACCTCACTGTGTGGTTGGAACCTGGGGAGCTCAGGTGGTGGAAGAGCTTGCTCCAGAGAGGGGCGATCTTCTCCTTCCCAAGACGAAGTTCAGTGCTTTCTGCGGTACCCCTCTTGATCTCATCCTCCGAGAGGAAGGCATTACCGCTCTTGAGGTTGTGGGAGTATGTACGAATATCTGTGTCCTCTACACCTGCGCTTGGGCTAAGATGCTCCACTACGAGGTGACGGTGTTCCAAGAAGGAGTGACATCCTTTGACCTTGAGGCCCATGCATGGGCTCTGCGGGAGATGGAGAAAACCCTGAGGGTGGAGGTTCGGTGATGGCCGAGGTCATTCAATCCGCAGTGAATGTGAGCACCTCTTCCTCTTCGGTTATCGAGGAGATGGTCCATCGTCTCTCTTCAGTCCAGGGTCTCAAGGTGGCGGATTTTTCTTCCGATCCCGACCACAATCGCTCGGTTATCACTCTTCTTGGAAATCGGGAAGCCCTTAAAGAGGCGGTGCTTACCATTTTCGAGGTTGCCGAAAGGTATCTCGACATTCGCCTGCACCGGGGAGAACATCCTCGCATCGGTGCGGTGGATGTTGTTCCCTTTACACCCTGGAGAGAAGCAACCATGGAGGACTGTAAAACCCTTGCCTGGCAAGTAGGGGAAGGGATAGCGCGGCGCTTTCAAGTTCCCGTGTACTTTTACGGTGAGGCTGCAAAGAGACCGGAGCACCGGGACCTTTCGGTAATCCGTCGAGGAGGGTACGAGGTTTTGAGAGAAGAAATTGCAAAAGTTCCCGAACGTTCTCCCGATGTTGGTCCCTTGGCACTCCACCCCACCCTTGGAGCTACAGCAGTAGGGGCAAGGGAAGTACTCATTGCCTTTAACGTGAACTTGAAGACGACCGATGTTGCGGTAGCGAAAAGAATTGCCACCCGAATTCGTGAAGGGCTCCGGGCGGTGAAAGCTATAGGTGTCAACCTCAAAACTCGGGGCATGGTTCAGGTGTCGATGAATGTCCTTGATTTCCGAAGGAATTCGCTCCTTGAGATTTTCGAGCTTGTGAAGCTTGAAGCTCGGCGCTTTGGTGTTGACGTTGCAGGAGCAGAAATCATTGGTCTTGTGCCTCTTGAGGCTTTGTTGGCTCTTGCAGGCAATGTCCTTGGAATTCCGGATTTCAAGGTGGAGCAGGTTGTGGAGTACCATCTTGAAAATTTTTGACTTTTTTTGACAAAACCCCTTGACAGTTTGACCTTATCTGATTATAATGAGGGGCGGAAAAAGACCAGAAGGTGAAAGGAGGGATGGTCTATGGTAAGGAGAGGAGTTCCTGCTCGACGGGAGGAACGCCGGGTGAGTCCAATCCGGCGCCTTTGGGATCTCTTTGATCTGCGGAGCGATCTTGACGAAATTTTCGATGAACTCATGGAGGCACCCTTCTTCACCGCCCCATCGTGGTTTTCGAACTTCCCGGCAGTAGACGTAGCTGAAACCGAAAACGAGGTCATCGTAAAGGCTGAGCTCCCAGGAATCGATCCAAAGAACCTTGAAGTTCACGTCACCGAGGACTCCCTCGACATCAAGGGTGAAATTAAAGACGAATGGGAGGAAAGGGATGTTGGGTACTGCCGGAGAGAACGGTACTGTGGTGCTTTCGAACGGAGCATTGCACTTCCGGCTAAGGTGAAGCAGGACGAGGTCAAAGCACAGTACAAGGATGGAGTTCTGACCATTACCCTGCCGAAAGTTGAGCCGAGCAAACCCAAAGCTCGGAAGGTGGAAATTGAGGTAGCGTAAAGGGGTTTAGAAAAGGCCCCGGGAGAAGCTCCCGGGGCCTTTTCTTTTTTGGAAGAAATGTGTACAATTACCAGTAGGAGTCGGGGCGTGGCGCAGCCTGGTTAGCGCACACGGTTCGGGACCGTGGTGTCGGCCGTTCAAATCGGCTCGCCCCGACCAGTTTTCTGGGTGAGGCAATGATCTACTATTTGTGCAAATACCTCGCTCTCTTTCTTCTCAAGGTGTTCTGCTCTTTTCGTGTTCGTGGGAAGGAATATTTCCCCCGGCAAGGTCCCTGTTTTCTCGTCTCCAACCACTCAAGTTACCTTGACCCGGTGGTCCTGGGGTGTGCCGCTCCCCGCCGCGTGTACTTCGTGGCAAAGGAGGAGCTCTTCAGAAACCCCGTAGCGGCATTCTTTTTGCGGCAGCTCGGAGCCTTTCCCCTGCGTAGGGGCGAGGTTGATAAAGAGGCGATACGGACCATCTTCCAGCTCCTTAAAGAAGGAAAAGTGGTATGCTTTTTTCCTGAAGGAACGAGAAACGATGGCACTTTGGGGCCTTTTCGGAGGGGAGCCTTGAAGCTCCTTGAAAGGGCCGATGTTCCTGTGGTTGTGGCCAGTATCCGGGGAACGTATGAGAGTTTTTCCCGACACCGCAGAATCCCTCGTCCCTTCCCTATACAGGTGGTCTTCTCTCCCCCTCTTATACCCGATGCCTTTACCAGAGAGACCCTTGAAGGAGAGATACGCAGACGAATGGAGGCGGCTTTCCTTGCGCCGTAAGGTCTTTTTCTGGCTTCTCTTTTTTTGTGCCCTTTTTGGGGTTTCTTCCCCTTCTTTCGGTCTTTTGTACAGCGTCGATGCCGTCATCAGCGATGTAGGAGGGGAAAACCCCTTCTTGGACTATCCAGTGGGGATTGCTGTGGATGAGGTGGAAGGCAGGGTTTTCGTGAGTGATTGGGGGAACAACAGGGTCCTTGTCCTTGATCGGAGTGGGCGGTTCCTTCGGGAGATTCCGGGTTTGAAGAGCCCTGCTGGTATCGCCCTTGATGCCAAAAGGGGACGGCTCTTTGTGGTGGAGCAGAAGGGGAACCGGGTTGTCTTTTTTGACCTTGCAACCCTAACCCTTCAGGGAAGCCTCAAGACCCGAGGGGTAACGCTTTCCGAGCCTCGAGGGATCTGGGTGGCTGAAGACGGTACGGTGTACGTTGCCGACACAGGGCGGTCTCGGATTGTAGCCTTTGGCGAGAATGGAGAGGAAATTTTCTCTTTTGGTCGGGAGGGAATCGGTGACGATGAGTTCTACCACCCAAGAGGTGTGGCGGTAGATCCTTCGGGAAACCTCTGGGTGGTGGATACCCTTCACCACTGTGTAAAGGTTTTCGATGGACGAGGGAAATACCTTTTCCGCTTCGGTGAGGGACTGAATCAACCTCGATACGTTACCTTTTTCGGAAATTTCGCCTTTCTCTCCGATTACCGGAACCACCGTATCCTGGTGTACGACCTTGCGGGAAATCTCCAGGATTCAATTGGAGAAGAGGAAAAGCTTTTCTCCTTTCCTGAGGGCCTTTTTCTCGATAGCGGAGGTAAGCTCTGGGTTGCCGATGCAGGAAATAACCGCATCGTTCGGATTGATCTCGGGTACCTTGCTCATCCCACGGAGTACCTGAAGAGTCTCCTTGCAGAAGGCAAAGAGAAAGAATTTCTCGAGATTCTTGAGCATTTGTCTCCGGAAATCCGAAAGAGTCCGGAGGTTGGTCGCCTTCTCTTTGAGTTCTACAAAAAGAGAGGAGACCTCGAGTCTTCTATTACCCAGGCAGAGGAACTTTTTCTTACTGACGAGGAGAAACGAGGAGAGTGGAAGAGAACCCTTGGGGCACTCTACGCCGAAAAGGGGTACAAACTCTTCAAAGCAGGATCCTTGGAGGACGCAAAAGACTTCTTTCTTCGGTCCTTCCATTATGGTCGTTTCGCCTCACTTTTTCCGTACTTGTGGGTGAGTTTTCTCCGTGTGGGGGGAGAGTACCTGGGGCTTTTTGTGCTCCTTGTGCTCTTTGTGGTGCTCCTTCTTGTGTACCTGCGCTTGCGTGCGGAACGAGAAAGGAGGTGGCGCCGTTGGTGAGGAAAGCGGCAGTGGCAGGGTACTTTTACCCTGGTGAGACGAAGGAGCTCAAAGCCCTCCTCGACCATTTTAAGGCTGTTGCATCCCAAAAAGAATACCCAAAGGTTCAGGATACAAGCGGCATTGTGAGTCCCCACGCAGGGTATGTGTACTCGGGGATGACAGCTGCCTATGCCCATTACCTTCTCTCTCTTCTTCCCCCTGCGGAAACCGTTGTCCTCCTTGGTCCAAACCACAGGGGGATAGGCAGGCGAGTTGCTCTCAGCGGAGCAGAGAGTTGGCAAACACCCTTGGGGTTGGTACCCGTGGATTTGGAATCTCGGGAGTTCCTCCTCTCCTGTTCCTCAGCATTTGCCGTGGACGATCTTGCGCACCAATTCGAGCATTCCATCGAGGTGCAGATTCCCTTCCTCCAGTACTTTCTTCCTTACGAGTTTTCTATTCTCCCTATTTCCCTTCTTTCCCAGGACCTTGTGACCTCCCGTGCTCTTGGAGAAGCGCTCTTTGCCCTTTCTCAGAAAAAACGTATTATCCTTGTTGCAAGCAGTGACTTTTCCCACTACGAACAGGAAACCGTGGCAAAATCAAAGGACGCGGAGGCAATTGCGCGTATTTCTGCCCTCGATGTCGAGGGCTTTTACCGAGTTCTCCGGGAAAAAGATGTGAGCGTCTGCGGTCCAGGAGGCATTGCAGCGCTTATGGTCTACCATGCAAGGCGTGGGGGAAGAGAGGGGAAACTCCTCCACTACACGACAAGCGGAGAGGTTACCAAAGACACCCATCAGGTTGTCGGCTACGCAGCGATGTACTTCCCTCTCCCAGAATAAAAATTTGTTTAGGTCCACATCATGTGGGACACTCTACAATCCCAGTATCCCTCAGGTGCTCCCAGGGGTCCTCTCCCTAAACTCCAGTGGGGTCTTTTTCGATTATACACCTCTTCCGTCCACCTCTTGAGATGGTCCCTCATGGTCTTGAGATCAACGGCATCATCGTAGTAGGCGAGAACCTTCCCGGAAGGTCCGATTCAACCGTTCCACCACCCCGCCGATGAGGGGGACCGGGGAGGAAGGACGAAGAGCTCAATGCCATATTCTCTGCA
The DNA window shown above is from Candidatus Caldatribacterium sp. and carries:
- a CDS encoding acylphosphatase, with the translated sequence MKRWVQGRLVLRGRVQGVGYRYFVLRKSQEFDVTGMVRNLPTGEVEVIAEGEEEEVRRFFEEVKKGPASAHVASWTEEWFPFSGLYHDFRVGYS
- a CDS encoding protein-L-isoaspartate(D-aspartate) O-methyltransferase, with amino-acid sequence MRKDEADYRRRIMVENQLIARGISDRRVLEAFLRVPRHFFVPEEYEDLAYQDSPLPIGSGQTISQPYIVAFMLELLELQREHRVLEIGTGSGYQTALLAELVLEVYSIERLPELLEEAKKRLELLGYTNVFLFLGDGSKGLPEFAPYDRIIVSACAKRVYDAWVEELRDGGCIVLPLEDGKGQSLVRVWKRGKRLIFENHGGCIFVPLIEEDQ
- a CDS encoding sodium:solute symporter family protein, whose protein sequence is MSEYLLLFAIAVYAGWGSIFALAVRRGARLSLVEYFLAGRKLHWLIASLSYGATTYSAFMMLGLVGLTYRGGVGALGFELIYLSGLFWAVLVGPVFWKLGKENECVSPGEVLRVSYGNRLVGTVYALLACGFLVPYTSVQLTGIGYLLEVLSRGKMSYLQGILLATFFIILWTAVAGLRSVAATDSLQAGIMVASSVAFVSFLINRSFGGLANFFHTVEATHPQWLTVPGNGFFSLRTFVNLSLPWFFFSISNPQVLQRLLVPANLREMRKTITGFLGYGFVYTFITVTLGFVALVLLPGLSNPDLATPKLLLEFPIPSWIALFVVVGIISAAVSTADSIILTLSSMFLQDILPERIPEKTKLSLAQYIFIPLLCSAIFLFALGRFNLIALLSVTSSLGLLSIVPTVLGILGKTKKSAKAALASMLSGGGVVIAELLGANLFRGWTAPSTLAVAAGVYLLVWAIDLPQSEGQRCSPRDSQK
- a CDS encoding cysteine hydrolase gives rise to the protein MRRAFLVIDMLNDFVHPSGVLFVGPQVEQVIATIRELLRTRRERKDLIVYVCDAHRENDPEFKLFPPHCVVGTWGAQVVEELAPERGDLLLPKTKFSAFCGTPLDLILREEGITALEVVGVCTNICVLYTCAWAKMLHYEVTVFQEGVTSFDLEAHAWALREMEKTLRVEVR
- the ftcD gene encoding glutamate formimidoyltransferase; protein product: MAEVIQSAVNVSTSSSSVIEEMVHRLSSVQGLKVADFSSDPDHNRSVITLLGNREALKEAVLTIFEVAERYLDIRLHRGEHPRIGAVDVVPFTPWREATMEDCKTLAWQVGEGIARRFQVPVYFYGEAAKRPEHRDLSVIRRGGYEVLREEIAKVPERSPDVGPLALHPTLGATAVGAREVLIAFNVNLKTTDVAVAKRIATRIREGLRAVKAIGVNLKTRGMVQVSMNVLDFRRNSLLEIFELVKLEARRFGVDVAGAEIIGLVPLEALLALAGNVLGIPDFKVEQVVEYHLENF
- a CDS encoding Hsp20/alpha crystallin family protein, with translation MVRRGVPARREERRVSPIRRLWDLFDLRSDLDEIFDELMEAPFFTAPSWFSNFPAVDVAETENEVIVKAELPGIDPKNLEVHVTEDSLDIKGEIKDEWEERDVGYCRRERYCGAFERSIALPAKVKQDEVKAQYKDGVLTITLPKVEPSKPKARKVEIEVA
- a CDS encoding 1-acyl-sn-glycerol-3-phosphate acyltransferase, which translates into the protein MIYYLCKYLALFLLKVFCSFRVRGKEYFPRQGPCFLVSNHSSYLDPVVLGCAAPRRVYFVAKEELFRNPVAAFFLRQLGAFPLRRGEVDKEAIRTIFQLLKEGKVVCFFPEGTRNDGTLGPFRRGALKLLERADVPVVVASIRGTYESFSRHRRIPRPFPIQVVFSPPLIPDAFTRETLEGEIRRRMEAAFLAP
- a CDS encoding NHL repeat-containing protein, with the translated sequence MPLPERPLKERYADEWRRLSLRRKVFFWLLFFCALFGVSSPSFGLLYSVDAVISDVGGENPFLDYPVGIAVDEVEGRVFVSDWGNNRVLVLDRSGRFLREIPGLKSPAGIALDAKRGRLFVVEQKGNRVVFFDLATLTLQGSLKTRGVTLSEPRGIWVAEDGTVYVADTGRSRIVAFGENGEEIFSFGREGIGDDEFYHPRGVAVDPSGNLWVVDTLHHCVKVFDGRGKYLFRFGEGLNQPRYVTFFGNFAFLSDYRNHRILVYDLAGNLQDSIGEEEKLFSFPEGLFLDSGGKLWVADAGNNRIVRIDLGYLAHPTEYLKSLLAEGKEKEFLEILEHLSPEIRKSPEVGRLLFEFYKKRGDLESSITQAEELFLTDEEKRGEWKRTLGALYAEKGYKLFKAGSLEDAKDFFLRSFHYGRFASLFPYLWVSFLRVGGEYLGLFVLLVLFVVLLLVYLRLRAERERRWRRW
- a CDS encoding MEMO1 family protein; translation: MVRKAAVAGYFYPGETKELKALLDHFKAVASQKEYPKVQDTSGIVSPHAGYVYSGMTAAYAHYLLSLLPPAETVVLLGPNHRGIGRRVALSGAESWQTPLGLVPVDLESREFLLSCSSAFAVDDLAHQFEHSIEVQIPFLQYFLPYEFSILPISLLSQDLVTSRALGEALFALSQKKRIILVASSDFSHYEQETVAKSKDAEAIARISALDVEGFYRVLREKDVSVCGPGGIAALMVYHARRGGREGKLLHYTTSGEVTKDTHQVVGYAAMYFPLPE